The Neoarius graeffei isolate fNeoGra1 chromosome 1, fNeoGra1.pri, whole genome shotgun sequence region TTGAAGGAAAGCCACTGTTGCAGAGACACAGGTAAAACATTCATAGTGCTGGGAACTCAAATATTTACAGATGTTTGCATCTGTATAATAAAGGGAGTAACAGAATGAACTGTAGGATTGAGTGTAGAAACAAGGCTTTTTAAATACTTGCTGGAAATTGGTACATATTATATATACATATTTTGTAACTGGATCATTATTTTTGACAGAACTGTAACACTTCTGAAACGAATCCCATAAAAACAGCAAGGGCATAACATCAAATAGTtttatctgtgaacagcagtcatTATCACAAAGCATCGTTATGGAAATCCAGATGtaccgtggtgcttgaaagtttgtgaaccctttagaattttctatatttctgcataaaaatcatcagattttcacacaagtcctaaaagtagataaagagaacccagttaaacacacatcacatcacattatctctagccgctttatccttctacagggtcgcaggcaagctggagcctatcccagctgactacgggcgaaaggcggggtacaccctggacaagtcgccaggtcatcacagggctgacacatagacacagacaaccattcacactcacattcacacctacggtcaatttagagtcaccagttaacctaacctgcatgtctttggactgtgggggaaaccggagcacccggaggaaacccacgcggacacggggagaacatgcaaactccacacagagaggccctcgccggccacggggctcgaacccggaccttcttgctgtgaggcgacagcgctaaccactacaccaccgtgccgcccccccagttaaacaaatgagaaaaaaatattatacttggtcatttattcattgaggaaaatgatccaatattacatatctgtgagtggcaaaagtatgtgaacctctagaattagcagttaatttgaaggtgaaattagagtcaggtgttttcaatcaatgggaagacaatcaggtgtgagtgggcaccctgttttatttaaagaacagggatctatcaaagtctgatcttcacaacacacgtttgtggaagtgtatcatggcacgaacaaaggaaatttctgaggacctcagaaaaagcgttgttgatgctcatcaggctggaaaaggttacaaaaccatctctaaagagtttggactccaccaatccacagtcagacagattgtgtacaaatggaggaaattcaagaccattgttaccctccccaggagtggtcgaccaacaaagatcactccaagagcaaggcgtgtaatagtcagcgaggtcacaaaggaccccagggtaacttctaagcaactgaaggcctctctcacattggctagtgttgatgagtccaccatcaggagaacactgaacaacaatggtgtgcatggcagggttgcaaggagaaagccactgctctccaaaaagaacattgctgctcgtctgcagtttgctaaagatcacgtggacaagccagaagcctattggaaaaaatgttttgtggacggatgagaccaaaatagaactttttggtttaaatgagaagcgttatgtttggagaaaggaaaacactgcgttccagcataagaaccttaccccatctgtgaaacatggtggtggtagtatcatggtttgggcctgttttgctgcatctgggccaggacggcttgccatcattgatggaacaatgaattctgaattatagcagtaaattataaaggaaaatgtcaggacatctgtccatgaactgaatctcaagagaaggtgggtcatgcagcaagacaacgatcctaagcacacaagccatttgaccaaagaatggttaaagaagaataaagtgagtgttttggaatggccaagtcaaagtcctgaccttaatccaatcgaaatgttgtggaaggacctgaagcgagcagttcatgtgaggaaacccaccaacatcccagagttgaagctgttctgtacggaggaatgggctaaaattcctccaagccggtgtgcaggactgatcaacagttaccggaaacgtttacttgcagttattgctgcacaagggggtcacaccagatactgaaagcaaaggttcacatactttttccactcacagatatgtaatattggatcaatttcctcaataaataaataaatgaccaagtattataattttgtctcatttgtttaactgggttctctttatctacttttaggacttgtgtgaaaatctgatgatgttttatgtcatatttatgcagaaatatagaagattctaaagggttcacaaactttcaagcaccactgtacatgttggTATTTATGCAAAATGAATAGATTAAATGACTCCATGCATatatttttgtgttttgttttttttcctcccagaATGGTGAACACTTGCCTTGCTACTGAGCTGAAAGAGATACATGCCTTTGAGCAGAAGACCTTAACACCAGAGCAGTGGGAAAAGCAGAAACAGCAGTGACATAGGCACATACACAGTGTTTGCAATTTCCCATTCTAATGTTTGTTTGACCTTCATTTTTAAATTACACAAGAAAACAGGTTAATTGGAACCTTTTTCATCAACGTGAGCTACAATGCAATGTTTGTGACAAGAAATAAATGTTTCATATCATTTTTGGATATGGATTGAGTGTGCTGGTGTGACTTATTTTCAATTTAGCCTCTTTGAACTTTGAGGCTCTATATTGTCAGGTTACCATTTGTGATTTGTGAAGTTACCATTTTAATTAATTCActataaccactttatcctggtggaTCTCTGGAATCTATCTTGTCTGGGATGCCAGTCTACTGCagggcaccccccccccccccccccccacacacacacacactcactcactcacttgtacAGTTATTCACAATTATGCACCTAGTTGGCAGTTTAGATTCACCCATCAACCTgctggcatgtttttggaaggaaggaggaaactggagaaaacCAACACAAACAGGAAAAACATGCAAAATTTCAGGCgggcagtaacctgagctcaggatcaagcaGGGGACAAACAGGAgaacctggagctgtgaggtggcatcTTTTATATACatggtgccctccatgattattggcaccccatgtaaagattagtaaaaagggttagaaaaaaataacctttttggtgaagtagcttcatctcacattgaAAGAAATCAATCTTTAATTGAAagacatttattcagagaaaaagaaataattattttcaacaaaaacatgtgccattattattattggcacccctacatTTAATAATTTGTATAACcttcctttgccagtaaaacagcactgacttCTCCTATaaaattttataaggttggagatacagagcagggcatctgagaccattcctctttacacaatctctccacatcatccagggtccttggccctctcttgtgctcgctcatcttcagctcagcccacaggttttcaatggggttcagctcaggggactgagatggccagggcagaagcttgattctgtggtcggcAAACGAtttgtgtgttgatttggacaaatacttcagatcattgtcctgcaggAAGAaccagtgacgacccagttttagtttcctggcagaagcagacagattttgatttaaaatgtcctggtatttcatagagtccatgatgccatctaCTCtagggtttccagggcctttggaggaaaaacaaccccaaaacatcccAGCACTTaccccatattttacagttgggatcaggttattttcattatagccatccttctttttacaccaaacccatcaTCAGTGTTTATTgctaaaaagctccatttttcttccatcagaccatagaacacggcTCCAGTCAAATTTGTAATAGTGTTTCACAAACTTaaggtgcttacgtttgtggttaactgacagaaaaggctttttttttcttggcagaccaataatctgttggcatggaggtggtgtctgatggtggttttggagacttggaaaccacaagattttactttttcttgtaactcaccaacagtgatccttggggattttttcttTTTGCTTCTCTTACCCTTTTCCTCACTGTACGTAGGGGTGgaaataaattaatgaatgaaccctttattgtcactagtcagtgccagcaaaattaaccatcaacccgtccttacatatacacatacatacaattgacagagggggagtagacaggacaggaagacagggatgaaaagaaaaaaatacggagaacatgaggagaggggaggagaaaaaaagcaacccccacactatgctcctgtggggagtacagtgtgggaacattaaaaaaaaacacctcagcacataagcacaaataacagtacactttacaacatgaaaactcgggacttgaggggggagagggtgggggcgatcaggggggtaagggggggaggggcagaggtagaggtaacccagcgcaagcaagcagccagttcctgcagccacggcggcactggtcgcgcacccgcttgtcacacttggggaaaaaagcggcgaccgtggagagtgggggaaggaatgcaagagcgtctcactgcagtcatcttcagggggagttgttgttccagcaacggccttggccaaggccagtgctgtctgagggagccgaaagcagataagattggaattgtttggtcttggggcgagcagacgcattcttttacacgactactctgtccattctggtctccgaatcgatccattttcctttgtaaagccaaaagcttctccatgatgttatccatgttgtggttcaagttctgaatagtcacagtctgagtgccgacagctctgcccaccgcttcaatcatgtcgggcggctttatggggctttggacagctgtcaccgttttctgatttcctcgataaaccagggcaatgcctaatccaatcagcaaaagtcctgtgatcatggttccgaataggtagatgttttcaatgtcctccacagaaagaaccgccaggcacacgacccgccacctctcccacgtgtccatcgtgtagccagctgcaaacgttccggcaggacaggccggttcccccgaacccaggcttctcgtcgagaaaattgtgtcaattgcatgaagagaccagtttatcaattccatgatttttagtttggagagcggtGTGGAGAgaatctctcaaaagtatagacaatagacagatGAGACAGAGAAGTACAAGCAGAgaagataagggagaggagaggcagagaaatgcgaccaccttccatgagagcatggagagaaaaaaaaagtaaactcgggtcctcttccaggcaagtttgtaacagttccatttatttatttatttatttgcacatgataaaagagatttacaagaaaacataaatggaacaaaaacagaaaatatgctgtgggaagaaaaaaaagcacaatggcttgttctaagtcttcccccatttaaattaacaagtaattaatacaaatttaacaaattagagaataactatatcaacaatagtaaataataacaaagataataataatataataattggtaacaaaattatacattaaactgtaactggtatcataactgaaataacaaatataaacaatGTCAGTTGCAGATAAAATATAAGTTAACAAGTGAAAATAAGAAACGAATAAAATGTAACCTGGGATCTatacataaagtaaaaaaaagtataattgattgatttcaaatggtgaataaatattgtactaataacagaagcctggtgcatggtctcatctcatctcattatctctagctgctttatcctgttctacagggtcgcaggcaagctggagcctatcccagctgactacgggcgaaaggcggggtacaccctggacaagtcgccaggtcatcacagggctgacacatagacatctcatctcatctcattatctctagccgctttatccttctacagggtcgcagg contains the following coding sequences:
- the zgc:112271 gene encoding bolA-like protein 2, giving the protein MAITTDHIRDKLIAEIGAVHVEVEDTSPNRCALSFKVLVVSPQFEGKPLLQRHRMVNTCLATELKEIHAFEQKTLTPEQWEKQKQQ